One genomic region from Yamadazyma tenuis chromosome 4, complete sequence encodes:
- the SPE1 gene encoding Ornithine decarboxylase (COG:E; EggNog:ENOG503NVRJ; BUSCO:EOG09261V03), which produces MAPVELATESYSELDTNDNRIRCSAAASKKDRSVENALISKIMQLDETSCDVGDEDSFFVADFKELKKSVELWNSELPQVHAHYAVKCNNDIETVRYLASQGLNFDCASKNEIEFVLGLGVSPDRIVYANPCKNASHIRYACQQGVNMTTVDNSYELYKLKKYHPRCGILIRLATDDSSAQCQLSTKFGCTVETALNELLPLANDLELNVRGVAFHIGSGAKDVDPMFVAIRDSRMFFDKAIELGFNVDTLDIGGGFERETFEDISAMTRYGLDKFFPPGFTQKHNIRFIAEPGRFMVASAFTLATYVTSKRDLGCNEDNIDAMLYINDGVYGNLNCILFDHQHPIPRLVEFGGDDNADAKGEHYHYSVWGPTCDGLDCVSPMARFPRSIHVGDWLYFTEVGAYTSAAATSFNGFIYDSEVIYINTEL; this is translated from the coding sequence ATGGCACCTGTTGAATTAGCAACCGAATCGTATTCAGAATTAGACACTAATGATAATCGCATTAGGTGTTCAGCTGCGGCGTCCAAAAAGGACCGCTCAGTGGAAAATGCATTGATCTCAAAGATCATGCAACTCGACGAAACTTCCTGtgatgttggtgatgaagactcATTCTTCGTGGCCGAtttcaaggaattgaaaaaatcgGTTGAATTATGGAACTCCGAGTTGCCTCAGGTTCATGCTCATTATGCTGTCAAGTGTAACAACGACATTGAAACGGTCAGGTACTTGGCATCTCAGGGTCTCAACTTTGATTGTGCTTCAAAGAATGAAATTGAATTTGTCTTGGGTTTGGGTGTTTCTCCTGATCGAATCGTCTATGCGAATCCCTGTAAGAACGCTTCGCATATTAGATATGCTTGCCAACAGGGGGTCAACATGACCACTGTTGACAATTCCTATgagttgtacaagttgaagaaatacCACCCCCGGTGTGGAATTTTGATCAGACTTGCAACTGACGATTCTCTGGCTCAATGCCAATTGTCTACCAAGTTTGGTTGTACTGTTGAAACCGCTCTTAATGAACTTTTGCCCTTGGCAAATGACTTGGAATTGAATGTTAGAGGTGTTGCGTTCCATATTGGATCGGGTGCCAAAGACGTCGACCCGATGTTTGTTGCCATTAGAGACTCAAGAATGTTCTTTGACAAGGCCATTGAATTAGGGTTTAATGTGGACACTTTGGACATTGGTGGAGGGTTTGAACGCGAGACATTTGAAGACATTTCGGCCATGACTAGGTATGGGTTGGATAAGTTCTTCCCTCCAGGGTTCACTCAAAAACATAACATTAGGTTTATTGCAGAACCTGGACGGTTTATGGTGGCCAGTGCATTTACTTTGGCCACCTATGTGACATCCAAAAGGGATTTGGGTTGTAATGAAGATAATATTGACGCGATGTTATACATCAATGATGGAGTTTACGGTAACTTGAACTGTATTTTGTTTGACCACCAACACCCAATTCCTCGCTTAGTGGAATTTGGCGGAGATGATAATGCCGACGCAAAAGGCGAGCACTATCATTATTCAGTGTGGGGACCCACATGTGATGGATTGGACTGCGTTAGCCCAATGGCGCGTTTCCCCAGATCAATTCATGTTGGTGACTGGCTCTACTTTACTGAAGTTGGTGCCTACACATCGGCAGCAGCTACCTCTTTTAATGGGTTCATTTATGATAGTGAGGTCATCTACATTAACACCGAGTTGTAG
- the CDR3_1 gene encoding Opaque-specific ABC transporter cdr3 (EggNog:ENOG503NTZE; COG:Q) → MESIHSQKDLTPIYEGFTTGVEAEIQQLARQVSKHSSIATDNSGDLGLTRTLTSLSEVPGVNPFVDDIDPRLDPNSNSFDSKFWVKNLRKLTESDSEYYKPSQVGVAFKDLRCFGVAMDADYQSNFLNGVYKSITQTIQKNTRNHQQGSYDILKPMDGLIRPGELTVVLGRPGAGCSTFLKTVAVQTYGFNVAPESQISYDGISASDMNKHYAGEIVYCAETENHFAHLTVGDTLKFAAIMRTPRNRPLGVSRDQYAQHMADVVLATYGLLHTKNSRVGNDFIRGISGGERKRVSIAEAALSQSKVQCWDNSTRGLDSATALEFVRALQTSARVQKVTPLIAIYQCSQDAYDCFDKVLLLYEGYEIYFGSARAAKQYFLDMGFECPPRQTTADYLTSLTNPHERVTKAGFEGKVPVTPEDFYQYWRRSSTRAQLLTEIDAYLEETSGHRADFDTMHRARQSKASRPGSPYTVSFGMQVKYITQRNYLRFLGDPSITLFMIISHIIMSLVVSSVFYNLPFDTSSFYYRTAVLFFATLFNAFSSMLEIFSLYEARPVVEKHKTYALYHPAADALASIFFELPEKLLSGISFNLIIYFMCNLKREPGAFFFFLLTGFGATLTMSHVFRTLGASTKTLYQAMNPAGLILLILVIYSGFVIPYPNMLGWSRWIKYLNPISYTFEAMIANEFHGREFPCVSFIPSGSGYPSNGTSIACSVVGSELGSSFVNGDVYIDTAFTYRWGHAWRNFGINVGFMLFFLFTYIILCEFNKGARQKGEILLFQRSKLARLKKVVVDEESGSTEKVHDNDVSNSDDSSEEKHIEKHENIFHWRQLNYEITIKKDTRTILTDIDGWVKPGQVTALMGASGAGKTTLLNALSERLTIGKITNGKRMVNGHMLDSSFQRSIGYVQQQDLHLETATVRESLTFSAYLRQPESVSKEEKDRYVDYTIKLLEMEKYADAVVGVTGEGLNVEQRKRLTIGVELVAKPKLLVFLDEPTSGLDSQTAWSICKLIRKLADEGQAILCTIHQPSAILLKEFDRLLFLQAGGQTVYFGDLGDECNTLINYFEKYGASKCPPNANPAEWMLEVVGAAPGSHANQDYYQVWKNSTEYQDVQKELDYMEQELSQLPKDESKESFKSYALPIYKQYWIVTKRVLQQYWRTNSYLYSKFTMVIATSLLNGFSFFKANNTLQGLQNQMFSVFMMLTLFQNLVLQYLPIFVKQRDLYEVRERPSKTFSWFTFILSQITAEVPWAIAAGTVEFFCWYYPVGFYSNAIPTKAVNARSGFMWWLVVLFFVYSSSMAQAVISFMETADNAGNLGMVLFSFCLLFCGVLSTSAHMPGFWIFMYRVNPFTYFVSAALSTALAKSTVACSDAELTRFLPPTNYTCEQYMEGYMAVAKGYLVNPVSTGECQYCKMSSTDAYLEQISANFDTRFRDMGIFIAFIFINYIITICLYWLARVPKRSKHRKTS, encoded by the coding sequence ATGGAATCTATTCATAGTCAAAAAGATTTAACCCCGATCTACGAAGGGTTTACCACCGGCGTCGAGGCCGAAATCCAGCAGTTGGCGAGGCAAGTCAGCAAGCACAGTAGCATTGCCACCGATAATTCCGGGGATCTTGGTCTCACAAGAACCTTGACCTCGCTACTGGAAGTACCTGGAGTAAACccatttgttgatgatatagACCCTCGTCTAGACcccaattccaactctttcGACTCCAAGTTCTGGGTCAAAAATCTCCGGAAATTGACCGAAAGCGATCTGGAATATTACAAGCCATCGCAGGTGGGAGTGGCATTCAAGGATTTGAGATGCTTTGGGGTAGCAATGGATGCTGACTACCAGAGTAACTTTTTGAACGGAGTGTACAAGTCCATCACACAAACTATACAAAAAAACACTAGGAACCATCAGCAAGGGCTGTATGATATTTTGAAGCCCATGGACGGGTTGATTCGCCCAGGCGAATTGACGGTGGTGTTGGGGCGCCCTGGTGCCGGGTGTTccaccttcttgaaaacaGTGGCAGTGCAAACTTACGGGTTCAACGTGGCACCCGAGTCCCAAATCAGCTATGACGGGATTCTGGCCAGCGATATGAATAAGCACTATGCTGGAGAGATTGTGTACTGTGCTGAAACTGAAAACCATTTCGCACACTTGACGGTGGGAGACACTTtgaaatttgcagccattatGAGGACTCCGCGGAACCGACCCTTGGGAGTTTCCAGAGATCAGTACGCCCAGCACATGGCAGACGTGGTGTTGGCAACCTATGGGTTGCTTCACACCAAAAACTCACGGGTGGGAAACGACTTTATCCGGGGAATTTCTGGAGGTGAACGAAAGCGTGTTTCTATCGCCGAGGCAGCTTTATCCCAGAGTAAAGTCCAGTGCTGGGACAACTCTACCAGAGGCTTAGACTCGGCCACCGCATTAGAGTTTGTCAGAGCATTACAGACATCGGCACGGGTACAAAAAGTGACTCCATTGATAGCCATTTACCAGTGTTCACAGGATGCGTACGACTGTTTCGACAAGGTGCTCTTATTGTACGAAGGTTATGAGATCTATTTTGGCAGCGCTCGTGCCGCCAAACAATATTTCCTAGACATGGGATTCGAATGCCCACCCCGGCAGACCACCGCCGACTACTTAACCTCCCTAACCAACCCACATGAGAGAGTGACAAAGGCTGGTTTCGAAGGGAAAGTACCGGTGACTCCAGAGGACTTTTACCAATACTGGCGCCGGTCTTCTACTAGAGCTCAATTACTTACCGAAATTGACGCGTACCTCGAAGAAACAAGTGGTCATAGAGCTGACTTTGATACCATGCATCGGGCCAGGCAGTCGAAGGCCTCAAGACCGGGGTCTCCATATACTGTATCCTTTGGAATGCAGGTGAAGTACATCACGCAAAGAAACTACTTACGGTTTTTAGGAGACCCTTCAATCACCTTATTCATGATTATCTCCCATATCATTATGTCATTGGTAGTGTCATCAGTGTTCTACAATTTACCATTTGACACTTCCTCGTTTTACTACAGAACCGCAGTacttttttttgcaaccttgTTTAATGCGTTTTCTTCCATGTTAGAAATATTCAGTTTGTACGAGGCGAGGCCAGTGGTAGAGAAACATAAGACATATGCATTATATCATCCTGCAGCCGATGCGTTGGCAtcgattttctttgaactcCCTGAGAAATTGCTAAGTGGTATatccttcaacttgatcataTATTTCATGTGTAATTTGAAGAGAGAGCCAGGagctttcttctttttccttTTGACAGGTTTTGGGGCAACTTTAACCATGTCCCATGTTTTCAGAACCTTGGGTGCATCCACAAAGACTTTGTACCAGGCCATGAATCCTGCAGGGCTCATCTTATTGATTCTTGTGATCTATTCTGGATTCGTCATTCCTTATCCTAATATGCTTGGATGGTCCAGGTGGATTAAGTACTTGAACCCCATATCCTATACATTCGAAGCCATGATTGCAAATGAGTTCCACGGAAGAGAATTTCCTTGTGTGTCGTTTATCCCAAGTGGTTCTGGTTATCCCCTGAATGGTACTTCTATTGCTTGTAGTGTGGTAGGATCTGAACTCGGAAGCTCTTTTGTCAATGGGGATGTTTATATTGACACTGCTTTTACGTATAGGTGGGGGCATGCCTGGAGGAATTTTGGTATCAATGTTGGTTTTATGCTTTTTTTCCTATTCACGTATATTATTCTATGTGAGTTCAACAAGGGTGCTAGGCAAAAGGGAGAGATTTTATTGTTTCAAAGAAGCAAATTAGCcagattgaagaaagtggTTGTGGATGAGGAGTCTGGATCCACAGAAAAGGTCCACGATAATGATGTTTCCAATAGCGACGATTCTTCGGAAGAAAAGCATATTGAAAAACACGAAAACATTTTCCATTGGAGACAGTTGAACTatgaaatcaccatcaagaaagatACTAGAACTATATTAACTGATATTGATGGTTGGGTTAAACCTGGCCAAGTCACTGCTTTGATGGGAGCTTCAGGTGCTGGTAAGACAACTTTGTTAAATGCTTTGAGTGAAAGATTAACTATCGGTAAAATCACCAACGGAAAGAGAATGGTCAACGGACATATGTTAGATTCTTCATTCCAGAGATCAATTGGTTATGTGCAGCAACAAGATTTACATTTGGAAACTGCCACAGTCAGAGAATCATTAACTTTTTCAGCCTATTTGAGACAGCCTGAAAGTGTTTcaaaggaagaaaaagacCGTTATGTTGACTATActatcaagttgttggagatggagaaGTATGCTGATGCAGTGGTAGGTGTAACCGGTGAAGGCTTGAATGTTGAGCAAAGAAAAAGATTGACTATTGGTGTGGAATTGGTTGCTAAGCCAAAgcttttggtgtttttggatgagCCTACGTCTGGTTTGGATTCCCAAACCGCTTGGTCTATTTGTAAATTGATCAGAAAATTGGCTGACGAAGGCCAAGCTATCTTATGTACCATTCATCAACCTTCAGCCATTCTATTGAAGGAGTTTGACAGGTTATTATTTTTGCAGGCGGGTGGACAAACGGTGTATTTCGGTGATTTAGGTGATGAGTGTAACACTTTAATCAATtactttgaaaaatatgGAGCCTCAAAATGTCCCCCTAATGCCAATCCTGCTGAATGGATGTTGGAAGTGGTGGGAGCTGCTCCTGGATCTCATGCTAATCAAGACTACTatcaagtttggaaaaATTCCACTGAATACCAAGATGTTCAAAAGGAGTTAGACTACATGGAACAAGAGTTATCCCAATTGCCCAAAGATGAATCAAAAGAGAGTTTTAAATCTTATGCTTTACCCATCTACAAACAATACTGGATTGTCACGAAGAGAGTTCTCCAGCAGTATTGGAGAACAAACTCTTACTTATATTCCAAGTTCACTATGGTCATTGCCACTTCTCTTCTTAACGGattttctttcttcaaagctAATAACACTTTGCAAGGTTTACAGAACCAGATGTTTTCAGTCTTTATGATGTTGACGCTTTTTCAAAACTTGGTTCTTCAGTATCTTCCAATATTTGTTAAGCAAAGGGATTTATATGAAGTTAGAGAAAGACCTTCCAAGACATTCAGTTGGTTCACCTTTATTCTTTCCCAAATTACTGCTGAAGTTCCTTGGGCTATAGCAGCTGGAACAGTTGAATTTTTCTGCTGGTATTATCCTGTTGGGTTCTACTCCAATGCGATCCCAACAAAGGCTGTGAATGCAAGAAGTGGCTTCATGTGGTGGCTTGTGGTATTATTTTTCGTGTATTCTTCTAGTATGGCCCAAGCGGTGATTTCGTTTATGGAAACTGCTGATAATGCTGGTAACTTGGGTATGGTGTTATTTTCCTTCTGTCTTCTTTTCTGTGGTGTATTATCCACTTCGGCTCATATGCCTGGGTTCTGGATATTCATGTACAGAGTCAATCCTTTCACCTACTTTGTTAGTGCAGCTTTGTCTACTGCATTAGCCAAGTCGACTGTTGCTTGCTCTGATGCAGAATTGACAAGGTTccttccaccaacaaattACACTTGCGAACAATATATGGAAGGATATATGGCCGTTGCTAAAGGTTACTTGGTGAATCCTGTGTCTACAGGAGAATGTCAGTATTGTAAGATGAGTTCTACAGACGCTTATTTGGAGCAAATAAGTGCAAATTTTGACACCAGATTTAGAGACATGGGTATTTTCATTgccttcattttcattaaCTATATCATTACCATTTGCTTGTATTGGCTCGCCCGGGTGCCAAAGAGATCCAAGCACAGAAAGACTTCGTAA
- the VPS27 gene encoding Vacuolar protein-sorting-associated protein 27 (COG:U; EggNog:ENOG503NWSX; BUSCO:EOG09261ZXZ): MSWFGNGTPSTQELDSKIEEATSESIPNGEFDVAVAFEITDIIRSKKISPKQCMRCLKKRLTNTYQNPNLLTSSLKLVDVCVKNGGYHFLVELSSKEFMDYLVDFIFKVNYNIHDGKVIGNQAKLDVGNLILGLIKNWKLFFKNQLQLNYVETCYNDLVRRGYEFPETDTSEYLNGVFIDSETPADWVDNDECMICYKPFSMMNRKHHCRSCGGVFCQEHSSHSIPLPSLGITEPVRVCDNCHFKLKYKLKENNNLSLSNNKHSRSASQNNVNHEGEDEDLKRAIEMSLKESGGIEVAQPSSHPPSNPPPKGDDEEDEEMKAAIAASLKEFQAQEQSYKQQSNTRAPQPILEEPKSEFYNNIFPFDKYSTPQSDPYQATSPSQYQYSSPPQQSSGPLTPAQHMEKHNQLHSEGLTQNEEDSISLYVTLINQIKTDKSRQSNVLHDKDLNDLHSKVIQIKPKLNRTLRSSIERYETFVALNNKISTITKLYDQFLENKLSQAYGNQTLYNPYPNQQYDENYKDQNGTSYQTQSQHGYSNGYGEQQRYTGYPGQDSNNQYSQPQSTGQYNQPQATGQYSQPQTTGQYNQPQTTGQYNQPQTTGQYSQPQAKGQYIQQQATDPLGQNTGQYSTSFSPQTPTAQPYPSQHEQFEESEPNYDEPESTTQSYNAPIETPSYSQEFTNISAYPPIENTGKLRSEPDYPPTSTYPEQNQYDTGSSIESTRSRFPPIEDVKAEYPQHPSASNISKLPQLPDSFSSPPPTSFTYPSSEETSKRVEEPLIDL, from the coding sequence ATGTCTTGGTTTGGAAACGGAACCCCCAGCACCCAAGAATTGGATAGTAAGATCGAGGAGGCGACTCTGGAATCAATTCCTAATGGAGAGTTTGATGTTGCCGTTGCGTTTGAAATCACCGATATCATCAGAAGCAAAAAAATCCTGCCTAAACAGTGTATGAGATGTTTAAAGAAGCGATTGACTAATACCTATCAGAACCCCAATTTattgacttcttctttgaagcTAGTTGATGTTTGTGTCAAGAATGGAGGATACCACTTTTTGGTAGAACTTAGCTCAAAGGAATTCATGGATTACTTGGTGGATTTTAtattcaaagtcaattATAATATCCATGATGGTAAGGTCATTGGTAATCAGGCTaaacttgatgttgggaATTTGATATTGGGGTTgatcaagaattggaagctattcttcaaaaaccaaCTCCAATTGAACTACGTCGAAACCTGTTATAATGACCTAGTGAGAAGAGGCTATGAATTCCCTGAGACTGACACTTCGGAATATTTAAACGGGGTATTTATTGATTCGGAGACCCCAGCCGATTGGGTTGACAATGATGAATGCATGATCTGTTATAAGCCCTTTTCCATGATGAACCGAAAGCACCACTGTCGGTCATGTGGAGGGGTGTTTTGTCAAGAGCATTCTTCTCATTCAATCCCTCTACCATCCTTAGGAATAACTGAGCCAGTGAGAGTGTGTGATAATTGTCATTTTAAATTGaagtacaagttgaaggaaaatAACAATTTATCGTTGTCGAATAACAAGCATAGCAGATCAGCACTGCAAAACAATGTGAACCACGAAGGAGAGGACgaggatttgaagagagCCATCGAAATGAGTTTGAAGGAGTCCGGAGGTATTGAAGTTGCTCAGCCTTCTTCACACCCTCCCTCAAACCCACCTCCTaaaggtgatgatgaagaggatGAGGAAATGAAGGCCGCAATTGCTGCAAGTCTTAAAGAATTCCAAGCACAAGAACAACTGTATAAGCAACAACTGAATACTCGAGCACCTCAGCctattttggaagaaccaAAATCAGAGTTCTACAACAATATTTTTCCATTTGACAAGTACTCAACACCACAGTCTGATCCATATCAAGCTACTTCTCCTTCTCAGTATCaatattcttcaccaccacagCAAAGCAGCGGACCTCTCACGCCTGCTCAGCATATGGAGAAACACAACCAATTGCATTCTGAGGGATTAACtcaaaatgaagaagactccATTAGCTTGTATGTCACATTGATCAACCAGATAAAGACCGATAAGTCTAGACAATCGAACGTTCTTCATGATAAGGATTTGAATGATTTACATTCTAAAGTGATTCAAATCAAGCCTAAATTGAATAGAACTTTAAGAAGCTCTATTGAAAGGTATGAGACATTCGTGgctttgaacaacaagataTCCACTATTACTAAGCTTTATGATCAATTCTTGGAGAATAAATTGTCACAAGCGTATGGAAACCAGACCCTTTACAACCCTTATCCTAATCAGCAATATGATGAAAATTATAAGGACCAAAATGGAACGAGCTATCAAACCCAATCTCAGCATGGTTACAGTAACGGCTATGGAGAACAACAAAGGTATACAGGTTATCCGGGCCAGGATCTGAACAACCAATACAGTCAGCCACAGTCGACGGGCCAATATAACCAACCCCAGGCAACTGGTCAGTATAGTCAACCACAAACTACTGGTCAATAcaatcaaccacaaactaCTGGTCAATAcaatcaaccacaaactaCTGGTCAGTACAGTCAACCTCAAGCTAAGGGTCAGTATATTCAACAGCAGGCTACCGACCCCTTGGGGCAAAACACTGGTCAATACTCCACATCATTCAGTCCTCAAACTCCAACTGCTCAACCTTATCCTTCTCAACACGAACAGTTCGAGGAAAGCGAACCTAACTATGATGAACCAGAATCCACTACCCAATCATATAATGCACCAATCGAAACACCAAGTTACTCTCAGGAGTTTACCAATATCTCGGCATATCCTCCAATTGAGAACACAGGAAAGTTAAGAAGCGAGCCAGACTATCCTCCAACTTCCACATACCctgaacaaaatcaatatgACACGGGTAGCTCTATTGAGTCTACCAGATCAAGGTTTCCTCCGATAGAGGATGTTAAGGCCGAGTATCCACAACACCCATCTGCGTCCAATATATCAAAGTTGCCTCAGCTTCCTGATTCTTTTTCgagtccaccaccaacatctTTTACTTACCCAAGCTCAGAGGAAACGTCCAAGAGAGTTGAAGAGCCTTTGATAGACCTTTGA
- the ROT1 gene encoding Reversal of tor2 lethality (COG:U; EggNog:ENOG503NXIB), with the protein MLFKSSITSTLTLLTFWSPVSFVAADPNNAELVGTWTSKSNTVFTGPGFYDPVDELLIEPDLPGISYSFTEDGHYEEALYRLTSDAVNHSCAIASLTYQHGTYEILANGSVSLTPLAVDGRQLLSDPCGSSGVSNPDYETTSFYSRYVQSTLFKTYQVSVDAYHGRYKLQIYQFDGSLMQPLYLAYKPPLMLPTYALNPTDKASETKDSLRKRVRRSLENQYRTTAIKEFNPGKYDLYWYMSATLLGGAAVFAFFH; encoded by the coding sequence atgttgttcaaatctTCCATAACCTCTACATTGACACTTCTCACATTCTGGAGCCCGGTGTCGTTCGTGGCCGCAGATCCCAATAACGCTGAGCTAGTTGGAACCTGGAcctccaaatccaataCCGTTTTCACAGGGCCTGGTTTCTACGATCCTGTCGACGAGCTTTTGATCGAGCCCGACTTGCCCGGAATCTCATATTCATTTACAGAAGATGGTCACTACGAAGAAGCGTTGTACAGACTCACCTCCGACGCCGTTAATCACTCGTGCGCCATTGCTTCATTAACATACCAACACGGAACTTATGAGATCTTGGCCAACGGCTCGGTGTCGTTGACACCTTTGGCGGTAGATGGTAGACAGTTGTTAAGTGACCCATGTGGCAGTAGCGGTGTTAGCAATCCAGACTACGAGACCACTTCCTTTTACAGTAGATACGTTCAGTCTACGCTTTTTAAAACTTACCAAGTGTCAGTGGATGCTTATCATGGAAGATATAAGTTACAGATCTACCAATTTGATGGATCATTGATGCAACCTTTATACTTGGCCTACAAACCTCCATTGATGTTACCTACCTATGCTTTAAACCCGACCGACAAGGCCTCCGAAACTAAAGATTCATTGAGGAAAAGAGTCAGACGGTCCTTGGAAAACCAATATAGAACCACGGCCATTAAGGAGTTCAATCCTGGAAAGTATGACTTATACTGGTACATGTCTGCTACCTTATTAGGAGGGGCTGCAGTTTTTGCCTTCTTCCATTAG
- the HGC1 gene encoding cyclin (COG:D; EggNog:ENOG503NTZS): protein MPSISSIPKVTQLDYPKTLYNRELEVHRASLQEYNEDIFNAIAASVTANKPNLELYQQQPYLTNSIRVKLIDFLLKMSVRLKIIPFVFFRAVKIFDRYCSKRVMLLDQSQLIITTCLWIASKVQGGNNHFLNLSNLNKLTDIKTINDLGYGSGGKYLGPTERFRLPKLHELVKLCGAKCKYDQSMFRQMELHILQTLDWSFNDPSIEEFLVKSDELSIVNNNNNEFFYVKQYLSYVSLYSYELIDADLIDMSKVMADLVNEIFNLSEDNAYFQTINTPTFNDDNDDDFFIEDEHLVLTNRYLSKMDYSQYKHIKKHLIKAVLHSSEFVLNLFNSNGPLYLYKQIVMMYRDPYKVAAAVPVTPTTPTSPIQFPGVSPSLVTSVNNINYIYKPVPLSSSNTPLLKKYNPEYSHIPKINTSHQHTMSQVSINTASSVNTSISRDTDSHSIFDEHRRFGGYTPVSDEESPTCFGNFGNVQPQPHSQPYQPCSYKFA, encoded by the coding sequence ATGCCTTCTATCAGCTCAATTCCCAAAGTCACTCAATTGGACTATCCGAAGACCTTATACAATCGCGAACTTGAAGTACATAGAGCTTCCCTTCAAGAATACAACGAGGATATATTCAACGCGATAGCCGCTTCTGTTACCGCCAACAAACCTAACTTGGAGTtgtatcaacaacaacctTACTTGACTAATTCGATTCGAgtgaagttgattgactttttgttgaaaatgtcTGTTAGGTTGAAAATTATTCCGTTTGTATTCTTCCGAGCCGTGAAAATATTTGACAGATATTGTTCCAAAAGAGTTATGTTGTTGGACCAGTCCCAATTGATCATAACCacatgtttgtggatcgCCAGTAAGGTCCAAGGAGGTAACAACCATTTTCTTAACTTAAGCAATTTGAATAAATTGACAGACATCAAAACAATTAACGATTTAGGTTACGGTTCTGGTGGAAAATACTTGGGACCGACTGAAAGGTTTAGATTGCCCAAGTTACACGAGTTAGTGAAATTGTGCGGAGCCAAATGCAAGTACGATCAATCAATGTTCAGACAGATGGAGTTACACATCTTGCAAACATTGGACTGGTCATTCAATGACCCCAGCATCGAAGAGtttttggtcaagtctGACGAACTCAGCATTGTTAACAATAACAATAATGAATTCTTCTACGTTAAACAGTACTTGAGTTATGTTTCGTTGTACTCATACGAATTGATCGATGCTGACTTGATCGATATGTCTAAGGTTATGGCTGATCTCGTTAATGAGATATTTAATCTCAGTGAAGATAACGCCTACTTCCAGACAATCAATACCCCCACCTttaatgatgataatgacgacgatttcttcattgaagACGAACACTTGGTATTAACCAACAGATACTTGTCGAAGATGGACTACAGCCAATATAAACACATCAAAAAACACTTGATCAAAGCTGTTCTTCACTCGTCTGAGTTTGTCCTCAATCTTTTTAATTCTAACGGACCCCTATATTTGTACAAACAAATTGTGATGATGTACAGAGATCCTTATAAGGTAGCCGCAGCTGTGCCGGTCACACCTACCACTCCAACATCTCCCATACAATTCCCCGGTGTATCTCCAAGCTTGGTGACGTCAGTCAACAATATCAATTACATCTACAAACCGGTTCCATTGTCTTCTAGCAATACAccattattgaagaaatatAATCCCGAATACTCTCATATTCCCAAGATTAACACTTCCCATCAACACACAATGAGTCAAGTGAGTATTAACACGGCTTCAAGTGTGAATACCTCCATTTCGAGAGACACAGACTCTCACTCAATCTTTGATGAACACCGAAGGTTTGGAGGGTATACTCCAGTGTCAGACGAAGAGTCTCCCACTTGTTTTGGAAACTTTGGTAACGTACAACCACAGCCTCACTCACAACCCTATCAGCCCTGTAGTTACAAGTTTGCATAA